From the genome of Desulfobaculum xiamenense:
TTCTGCTCATGGAGGTTGCGCCCGCGCTTGGGTGCACGGAGCCGGTGGCCATAGCTCTTGCCGCGGCGGCGGCCGCATCCCTGCTCGATCACCCGGAGCCGGACGCCATCGAGGTTTGGGTCGATCCCAATATCTACAAGAATGGCCTCGCGGTCATCATTCCCGGGACGGGTGGGTTGGTCGGTCTCGATACCGCTGCTGCGCTTGGTGCGTTTGGCGGGGATGCCTCGCGCGGACTGGAGGTGCTGGACACCGTGGACGATGCCGCCGTGGACCGGACCCGCGCCTGTGTGCGGGACGCACGGGTGCTGGTGAACCTGCTGGAGGACCGCAAGGGGCTGTTCATCCGTGTGCTCATCCGCAGTGGTGCCGACACCGCCGAGGCGGTCATCGAGGGCGTCCACGACAATATCACCACACTGCTTCGCAATGGGCAGCCGGTGGCAGATTCTCCGCTCGTCGCGTCGAAGCGGGGGGTGGACAAGGGCGGGCTGTGCGCCCTCGAAGAGTGGCTGAAGGCGCAAAGCCTCGACCGGCTGCTGGAACTTCTCGACGGACTCGATGCGGACGATCTGGTTTTTCTGCGTGAGGGCGTGGATACCAACATGCGGCTGGCCGAATACGGCCTGCGCAACGATCCTGGGCTTGGCGTCGGGCGGACCCTCGAACGGTTGGTGCGCCAGAAACTCATCTGTCGCGACATGGTGCAGGCCGCTCGCATTCTGACCTCCGCCGCCGCCGATGCGCGGATGGGCGGTGCCCGGCTTCCGGCCATGAGTTCCGCCGGGAGCGGCAACCATGGCCTGACCGCCATCCTGCCCATCCGGGCGGTATACGACTACGTGGCCTGTACCGAGGAGGATATGCTCCGCGCCGTGGCGCTTAGCCATGTCGTCACCGCCTACGTCAAGGCCTACACGGGGCGGCTGTC
Proteins encoded in this window:
- a CDS encoding serine dehydratase subunit alpha family protein, with amino-acid sequence MTFSIKDILLMEVAPALGCTEPVAIALAAAAAASLLDHPEPDAIEVWVDPNIYKNGLAVIIPGTGGLVGLDTAAALGAFGGDASRGLEVLDTVDDAAVDRTRACVRDARVLVNLLEDRKGLFIRVLIRSGADTAEAVIEGVHDNITTLLRNGQPVADSPLVASKRGVDKGGLCALEEWLKAQSLDRLLELLDGLDADDLVFLREGVDTNMRLAEYGLRNDPGLGVGRTLERLVRQKLICRDMVQAARILTSAAADARMGGARLPAMSSAGSGNHGLTAILPIRAVYDYVACTEEDMLRAVALSHVVTAYVKAYTGRLSAVCGCSVAAGAGATAGVALLLGGSARHVAGAIKNLTGDLAGVICDGAKAGCALKLATAAGTAVQAALFALQGVNVWETDGIIGPSPEKTMQNIGTLSTEGMIETDRTILKIMLEKRFSGY